The nucleotide window CGAGCTCGCGGGCGTGGGCGGTGATGTTCGGGATCGCACGGACGAGGTTATCGACGACGGGGACGGCGGCAACCTGCGGCGAGCGCGAGAGGGGGTTCAGGTCGACGACGATCTCGGTCTTGCCCATCGCGCCGAGCGCCTCGGCACGATCACCGTCCTCCAGCGGGACGAGCACGACGTCGGCGGCGTGGATGCCGTCGGCGGCGACCTTCGCGCGCTCGCTCGTGAGCCCCGGGATCCGTGCGTCGGCCGACCGGCCCTTGACGTCCGTGGCCCCGTGGTTCTGGAGGTGGTCGGCGATGGCGGCGATGCGCTCGTCGGTGCGGTTGAACAGGTTGACCTCGATGGTCGCCCCGGTCGTGTCGGCGAGGCCGACGATCTCGTCGGGAACGAGCGCTGCGGCGTTGCCGTTGATCGAGAGCACGGGGTGGTCGGCGCGGAGGAGGTGGGCGGCGGCGGCGCGCTCGGCGCGGTCGGCGCTCGGGATGGTTCGTTCGCCCAGCAGATAGTCGAAGGCCTCGCCGCGACCCTCGGCGATGAGTCCCTGCTTGTGGGTGAGTCCGGCATCGACGCCGTCCTCGATCTGATGGCGGGTGTGGAGGGACTCGCTGCGGGGGTGATCGTCTGGCACCTCGATCGTCATGACCCCACTGTGCGGCCATCCGGGAAAAACCTTACACCAGTCGTGCGCCCGCACGGTCGATCTCGCAGCTCGCGGGATCGTAGCCGGCCCGCGTCAGCCCGTCGCCGAGGGCGATCACCGTCTCGCCGAGCATCGCCATCGCCGCCTCACCGTCCACCGCTCGAACGGCGTCGATGGTCCGCTCGACGGGTGGGGTGAGTAGATCGGCGTCCGCGGCGAACGCCCGCGAGCAAGCGAACAGTTTCGAGAGCGTCGGTGCGTCGCGCAGCGCCGCGAGCGCCCGCTCGCCGGCCTGCGTGAGCGTCTCGACGTCGCCACCGATGATCTCGCCCGTCGAGCGCCCGCCGAAGGAGACGTACTCGATGCGGGTCGGCGGCGTGGCGATCCCGTCGAGCCCCCCGTGGCCGGGTGCACCCGGCTCGCAGCGGAGCGGTGCCCCGCCACGGGCTTGGGCGACCACGTCGCCGAGACCGGTCCCCGCCGCGACCTCCGCGGCGTGGGCGACGCTCACGAGTTCGTTTTCCGTCCGTCCGAGATCGAACTGCTCGTTCGCTGCGAGCGCCGCGCCGAGCGCCGCACCGCCCGAGACGCCGAAGCCGGCGCTCACCGGGAGGTCGCTCTCCACGCGCACCGCAGCACTCACGTCGAGCCGATCGAGCGTGCCCGTCACGGCCTCCATCCCGACTGCCGCGCCGTCGAGTTCGACGGTCGGCTCGTCGGACGGCGCGACCGTCACCGTCACCCCGGCCGACAGTGCGAGACCCGCACCCCGCGATCCCGCCTTTCGGGGATCGTCGGCCGGATGGACGCTGAACAGCCCCGTGACGTGCCCCGGAACGAACGCCTGCGGCTCGGCGTTCGATTCCTGTTGGCATTCAGGAGCCGCCATACAGGTTTCTCGGCGACCGACAACATAAATCCGGCCGTTCGGGGTCCGCGTCGGTGAGGAAGACAGTCCGCGCCGTCGTCTCTAATACGAAGAACGGCGTGTCCACCCGACTGTCCGGCGTCTCCGGCGAACGATCGATCAGAACAGTTGAATGACGGTTATCAGTCCGTAGCCGAGCGCGAGTGCGAGTGCGAGCGAGCCGATCCACGCGAGCACCGTGTTCACCATCTTGCGCGTGCTGACGCCGGCCCCGCCGGCCGCAAAGCCGCTGCCAACGACTGCACTGACGATGATCTCGTTGAACGAGACGGGGATGCCGAAGACGACGGCGGTCTGGGCGATGGCGAACGACGGAATGAGCGCCGCGATCGAGCGCCGCGGGCCGAGTGAGGAATAATCCTGTGCGATAGCCTTGATCATTCGCGGCGCGCCCATCCACGAACCTGCGAGCAGGCCGATCCCGCCGAAGACGAGTAGCGCGAACAGCGAGATCGTGATCGGGAGCGCGGTTCCATTGACCGCCGCGAGCAGCGGTCCGACGGCCAGCCCGACTTGACTCCCGCCGGCCGAGAACGCCACGAGCCCGCCGAGTGCGAGCAGGAAGTGGCGCTCGGCCCCCTCGATGTCCGAATTCAGATCCCAGACGAGCGCGCCCGCGACCGCCACGGCGATGAGAACCGAGACGAGCCCCTGGCCGATCGCCGACGAGAGCGGTAGCTCCGCCGTCGCGGCCACGGCGATCGACGCACCGCTACTGTCCGACCCGAGCAGCGTAAACGGGATGTTGGCGACGATGAGACCGATGATGGCCCCGAGCGCCGGGATCGTGTATCGTTCGGGGATCGACTCGTGACGGAGCACGCGCGCGGTGACGTACGCGATGCCGCCGCCGACGAACGGGACGAGTACCCACAGCGTGCCGATTTCGACGTACTTCGGCCAGACCGGGCTGCCGCCGAGCCCGAGCCCGACGCCGACGACCGCGCCCGTTACGGTGAACGCCGTCGCGATCGGATAGCCGGTGAAGATGCCGATCGCGACCAGTCCGGCCGCGAGCAGGAGCAGTACCGTGGCCGCGGTCGGCGAGAGCGTGAGCCCACCCACGAGTCCCGTTCCCACCGCGTCGGCGACGTTCGCGCCCTGCAAGATCGCCCCGAGCAATCCGAGGATGCCGACGAGAAAGCCCGCGCGCATCACAGAGATCGCCCGCGCGCCGACCGCGGGCGCGAACGGCGTCGATCCCGACGAGCCGGCACCGATCGTCCACGCCATGAACAGGCTCGCGAGCGTCGCCACGGCGAGAATCGCGAGCGTTCCGAACGCGACCATCAGTCGGCGATCCACCGCCCGCGACACGTTTTCCTTCGTCGATACGACTGCGTCCCACCGACGTACGTGGTAGTCATACCATCCCTCTACGACGCCAGCGGATAAACGGTTGCGTCCGGCGCTCGCCTGCTCTCGATCGAAACGGTTCCGCTTTTTACGGCCACTCGACGGGAACGTCGCGCTACGGCGACAGGCGTTGCCTGTCTCGCGGGAACAGAACGGCTTCACGGATGTTCGGCAGATCGAGCATCGTCATCACGAGGCGTTCGCCGCCGATCGCCCAGCCGGCGTGGGGCGGCATCCCGTATCTGAACATCTTCGTGTAGTAGTCGAACGCCTCGGGATCGAGTCCTTGGGCCTCGAACCCCTCGACGAGCTGATCGTAGCGGTGTTCACGCTGGCCGCCCGAGACGAGTTCCATGTCGGGAGCCATCAGGTCGAAGCCCGTCGAGAGCTCCGCATCGTCGTCGTAGTCCTTGATGTAGAACGGCTTGATCTCGCTCGGCCAGTCGGTGACGAAGTAGTGACCGCTGACGTCGTCACCGAGCGCTTTCTCGCCCTCGGTCGGCAGATCGTCGCCCCACACGAGTTGGGTGTCGAGCTCGCCGGTCGCGTTGATGCGTTCGATCGCCTCCTCGTAAGTGAGTCGTGGGAACGCCTCGTCGGGCACCTCGAAGTCGTCGTAGCCGAGAGTGTCGAGCTGGTCGGCGCAGTTTTCGGCGACACCCTCGTAGGCCGCCCGGACGACCTGCTCGCAGGCGTCCATCGCCTCCTCGTGGTCGATGAACGCGCTCTCGAAGTCGATCGAGGTCGCCTCGTTCAGGTGCCGGGGCGTGTTGTGCTCCTCCGCACGGAAGATCGGACCGACCTCGAAGACGCGTTCGAGCCCGCTACCGACCATCAACTGCTTGAACAGCTGTGGCGACTGGTTCATGAACGCCTCCTGACCGAAGTAGGTGATCGGGAATAATTCAGTACCGCCCTCGGTGCCCGTGGCGACGATCTTCGGCGTTGTGATCTCCGTCGAGCCGAGCTCGCGGAACGCCTCGCGCGCGCTCCGGAGGATCTCGGCACGGATCTCGAAGATCGCCTTCGCCTCTTCGCGCCGGAGATCGAGCGTGCGGTTGTCGAGCCGGGTCGGGAGCTCGGCGTCGACCTTGCCGGAGGGATCGAGCGGGAGTTCGGGATCGGCGGGCGCAATCACCTCGACAGAATCAGGGACGATCTCGACGCCGGTCGGGGCGCGCTCCTCTTCCTCGACGGCACCGGAGACCGACACGACGCTCTCGCGGGCCACTTCGGTGCCGGTTTCGACGAGTTCGTCGTCCATCGCGTCCTTCTCGAATTTGACCTGGATCTTTCCAGTCCTGTCGCGGACGATGAGGAAGGCGATGCCACCCAGATCGCGGATCTCGTGTGCCCAGCCGGCGACCGTGACGTCGTCGCCCGGTTCGGCGCTCGCAGTGGTCGTGCGATCGTTCATACACGACGATGTAGAGCGGCGGTCTTAAACGCCGTCGTTTCGCACGTCGGCGACTCAGTTCGCGTCCGTCGCGCCGCGAACGGTCTCCCGTACGGCATCGACGCCTTCGTCGTGGACGAGATCGCCGACGACGACCGTGTCCGCCCGTTCGCCCATCTCGTGGGCGGAGTCGTAGTCGTGGATGCCACCACCGTAGAAGAGGGTCGCCTCGTCGAGTGCATCGCCGGCGGCGGCCACGATCTCGGGATCACCGAACGTGCCCGAGTATTCGACGTAGACGATCTCCTGGCCGAACATCCGCTCGGCGATCGTGGCGTAGGCCGCGACGTCCGCGGCGTCGAGATCGCAGTTCGCCTGCGTGTACGTCGCCACCGACGAATCGGGGTTGAGGACGATGTACGCCTCGGTGTTGGTGCGCGCCCAGTCGATGCCGTCGTCGAGGCGCACCCACTCCTTGTGTGCGCCGGTCATCCAGGAGACATCGCCGGCGTTGAACACGATCGGGATGAGATAGCCGTCGAGCGAGTCGGTGTGGACGACGGTCGCGTCGACGCCGGGTTCGATGTAGAGGGGGACGTCGTGCTCGCTGCACGCCTCGACGACCGCCTGCATCTTCTCCTCGGTCATCCCGGTTGTCCCGCCGACCTCAATGGCATCCGTGCCCGTCCGGCAGACGTCCTCGTAGCTCTCGCTGTCGACGAGGCTCTTGTCCGGGTCGATTTTCACGATGTGATCCCACTCGGTCCACGGCGCGCTCATAGCAACAGGAATCCGAGCGCCGCCTAAACGTCTTCCGTAATCGGTCGATTCCCGTCAGTCGGCCTTCGCTTGCCAGCTGCGCACGTTCTCGGCGCTCACGCCCTGGACCGACTCGGCGATCGAATCGGCCTCGCTCTCCCGGAGATCGTCGAGGCTCTCGATGCCGACCGCCGCCAGTTTCTCGACAGTCTTCTCGCCCACTCCATCGAGATCCACGAGATCGCCGACCGACTGCCGGGCCTGGTACTCGTGGTAGTTACAGATCGGACAGCCCAGTTCCCAGGGCTCGTCGCCGCTGTGGACGACCAGTTCGGGAAGGTCGTGCTCGTCGCAGAACTCGTCGGTGACCTCGATCTCGCCGCGCCGCGGGAGGGGAAGCGAATACTCGCAGTCGGGATAGCGCGTGCAGCCGACGAGCCGCGAGCCGGTCCTGAGGGTCTTGATCGCGAGTTCGCCACCGTGCTCGTCACCGCACTCGGGGCAGTCCCCGATGACGCGGTCGGCCTCGGCGTCGGCCTCCTCGGCAGCACAGAGCGGACAGCCATGCACGAAGGTGCTCCGGCCGTCGAGCATCTTCACGTTCCGCAGGTCGTGCTCGTCACACGTCTCGTCGAGGATCAGCGGCTCGCCCGCCGAGGGGAGCGGCAGCGTGAACTCGCAGTCGGGATAGCCGTCACAGCCGACGAACGAGGAGCCGTGGCGACTCTTTCGCACGAGCAGGTCCGCGCCGCAGTCGGGGCACGGACCCAGCGTTTTGTCGGCCTTGAGCGATTTTCTGAGGTGTTCGCCAATCTCCTCGCGCGAGTCGCGGAGCGCGTCGAAGACGGTCGACAGCATCTCGCGCGATTCCTGAGTGACGTCCTCCAGGCCCGTCTCGCCGTCGGCGATGGCCGCCATGTCGGTTTCGAGCTGGCTCGTCATCGCCTCACTCACCACGCGGTCGGCGAACTGCTCGGCCGCCTCGACGACCGCCTCGGCGAGCTTCGTCGGGCGGGGCGGATCGCTCTCGATGTAGCCCCGATCGTAGAGCTTCTCGATCGTGTTGTGTCGGGTGGCTTTCGTACCGATTCCCATCTGCTCCATGCGCTCGATGAGTCTGGACTGGCCGCGCCGGCGTGGCGGCTGGGTCTCCTTCTCTTCGGAGCGCACGTCCTCGATCGGCAGCTCCTCGCCCTCGTCGAGCTCCGGCACGTGGTTCTCTGAAGTGTTGAAATACGGATAGACGGCGTGGTAGCCCGGTTCGACGAGTCGCTTGCCGTTGGCTTTCAGGTGGTGCTCGTCGATGGCGGCGGTCACGCGGAGATGCTCCCACTCGGCGGGGTCGGCCACCGTCGCGAAGAATCGTCTGACGACCAGTTCGTAGATCTCCCGTTCGTCGTCGCCGAGCTCGGACGCCGACGGGAGTTCGCCCGTGGGGTGGATCGGCGGGTGGTCGGTCGTCTCCTCGTCACCCTCGGTCGGAACGATCTCCTCGCTCTCCAGCAGCGCCTCTGCATCCTCGCCGAACTCGCGATGGTTCGTGAACCCCTCCAAGAGCTCCTCGATGTCGAGGTCGTCGGGGTAGACGGTGTTATCGGTTCGCGGATAGGTGATGTAGCCCGCCGTGTAGAGCTCCTCGGCGAGGCTCATCGCGCGCTGGGCCGAGTAGCCGAGCGAGCCCGCTGCGCGGATGTACTGGGTGGTGTTCATCGGACTCGGCGGGTCGTCGGTACGGGTGCGACGACTGACCTCTTGAACTGTCGCCGCGCTCGCCTCACCGAGTGCGTCGTCAACCTCCGCCGCGACCGACTCGTCCCAGAGGCGATCGGTGCCGCGACCCGCCTCGCGGTCGAAATACTGGACCTCGAAGACGGTGTCGTCCTTGCGAAGGTCGCTGAACAGCTCCCAGTAGGTCTCGGGATCGAACGCCTGGATCTTCCGCTCGCGGTCGACGATGAGTTTGAGGGTCGGCGACTGCACCCGGCCGACGCTGATGAAGTCGTTCCCGCGCTGTTTGGCCGTCAGCGAGAGGAATCGGGTCAGTGCCGCGCCCCACACGAGGTCGATCTCCTGTCTGGCTTCGCCCGCCGCCGCGAGATCGTAATCCAGGTCGTCGAGATTGTCGAACGCCTCGCGCACCTCGCGCTCGGCGAACGAGGAGAACCGTGCGCGCTTGATCGGCGCGTCGGAGACCTCGCGAACGATGTCGGCGGCCTCCTTGCCGATCAGTTCGCCCTCGCGGTCGTAGTCGGTGGCGATGATCACGCCGTCGGCATCCCTCGCGAGCAGCCTGAGCGTACGGACGATGTTCTCGCGGCTCTCGTGGGGTTCGACCACCACGTCGGCGTCGAGCAGCTCGACGGGTTCGACGTCGCGCCAGTTCGCGTATTCGGGCGGGAAGTCGTTCTCGACGACGTGGCCCGAGAGGCCGACGCAGCGCCGCCCACCCCATTTGTAGACGTTGACGCCGTTGCGTCGCTCGACGTCGGCGCTGCCCTCGCTCAGGATTGCGGCGATGTTGCTCGCGGCGGTCTCCTTCTCGGTTATCAGCAGCTCCACCGGACACCACCCATCATTGGCCGCGGTAGGTCGATACGGCTTCTAAACCTTTCGCAGCCGTCCGGCGTCAGCCGAGGTCGAACT belongs to Halococcus qingdaonensis and includes:
- a CDS encoding phosphoglycerol geranylgeranyltransferase — encoded protein: MSAPWTEWDHIVKIDPDKSLVDSESYEDVCRTGTDAIEVGGTTGMTEEKMQAVVEACSEHDVPLYIEPGVDATVVHTDSLDGYLIPIVFNAGDVSWMTGAHKEWVRLDDGIDWARTNTEAYIVLNPDSSVATYTQANCDLDAADVAAYATIAERMFGQEIVYVEYSGTFGDPEIVAAAGDALDEATLFYGGGIHDYDSAHEMGERADTVVVGDLVHDEGVDAVRETVRGATDAN
- a CDS encoding 4-phosphopantoate--beta-alanine ligase; amino-acid sequence: MTIEVPDDHPRSESLHTRHQIEDGVDAGLTHKQGLIAEGRGEAFDYLLGERTIPSADRAERAAAAHLLRADHPVLSINGNAAALVPDEIVGLADTTGATIEVNLFNRTDERIAAIADHLQNHGATDVKGRSADARIPGLTSERAKVAADGIHAADVVLVPLEDGDRAEALGAMGKTEIVVDLNPLSRSPQVAAVPVVDNLVRAIPNITAHARELANRSDDERERAIDVFDREAALDAAEAAIRSGEFD
- a CDS encoding pantoate kinase, whose translation is MAAPECQQESNAEPQAFVPGHVTGLFSVHPADDPRKAGSRGAGLALSAGVTVTVAPSDEPTVELDGAAVGMEAVTGTLDRLDVSAAVRVESDLPVSAGFGVSGGAALGAALAANEQFDLGRTENELVSVAHAAEVAAGTGLGDVVAQARGGAPLRCEPGAPGHGGLDGIATPPTRIEYVSFGGRSTGEIIGGDVETLTQAGERALAALRDAPTLSKLFACSRAFAADADLLTPPVERTIDAVRAVDGEAAMAMLGETVIALGDGLTRAGYDPASCEIDRAGARLV
- the aspS gene encoding aspartate--tRNA(Asn) ligase, whose translation is MNDRTTTASAEPGDDVTVAGWAHEIRDLGGIAFLIVRDRTGKIQVKFEKDAMDDELVETGTEVARESVVSVSGAVEEEERAPTGVEIVPDSVEVIAPADPELPLDPSGKVDAELPTRLDNRTLDLRREEAKAIFEIRAEILRSAREAFRELGSTEITTPKIVATGTEGGTELFPITYFGQEAFMNQSPQLFKQLMVGSGLERVFEVGPIFRAEEHNTPRHLNEATSIDFESAFIDHEEAMDACEQVVRAAYEGVAENCADQLDTLGYDDFEVPDEAFPRLTYEEAIERINATGELDTQLVWGDDLPTEGEKALGDDVSGHYFVTDWPSEIKPFYIKDYDDDAELSTGFDLMAPDMELVSGGQREHRYDQLVEGFEAQGLDPEAFDYYTKMFRYGMPPHAGWAIGGERLVMTMLDLPNIREAVLFPRDRQRLSP
- a CDS encoding inorganic phosphate transporter, with the protein product MVAFGTLAILAVATLASLFMAWTIGAGSSGSTPFAPAVGARAISVMRAGFLVGILGLLGAILQGANVADAVGTGLVGGLTLSPTAATVLLLLAAGLVAIGIFTGYPIATAFTVTGAVVGVGLGLGGSPVWPKYVEIGTLWVLVPFVGGGIAYVTARVLRHESIPERYTIPALGAIIGLIVANIPFTLLGSDSSGASIAVAATAELPLSSAIGQGLVSVLIAVAVAGALVWDLNSDIEGAERHFLLALGGLVAFSAGGSQVGLAVGPLLAAVNGTALPITISLFALLVFGGIGLLAGSWMGAPRMIKAIAQDYSSLGPRRSIAALIPSFAIAQTAVVFGIPVSFNEIIVSAVVGSGFAAGGAGVSTRKMVNTVLAWIGSLALALALGYGLITVIQLF
- a CDS encoding DNA topoisomerase I, whose product is MELLITEKETAASNIAAILSEGSADVERRNGVNVYKWGGRRCVGLSGHVVENDFPPEYANWRDVEPVELLDADVVVEPHESRENIVRTLRLLARDADGVIIATDYDREGELIGKEAADIVREVSDAPIKRARFSSFAEREVREAFDNLDDLDYDLAAAGEARQEIDLVWGAALTRFLSLTAKQRGNDFISVGRVQSPTLKLIVDRERKIQAFDPETYWELFSDLRKDDTVFEVQYFDREAGRGTDRLWDESVAAEVDDALGEASAATVQEVSRRTRTDDPPSPMNTTQYIRAAGSLGYSAQRAMSLAEELYTAGYITYPRTDNTVYPDDLDIEELLEGFTNHREFGEDAEALLESEEIVPTEGDEETTDHPPIHPTGELPSASELGDDEREIYELVVRRFFATVADPAEWEHLRVTAAIDEHHLKANGKRLVEPGYHAVYPYFNTSENHVPELDEGEELPIEDVRSEEKETQPPRRRGQSRLIERMEQMGIGTKATRHNTIEKLYDRGYIESDPPRPTKLAEAVVEAAEQFADRVVSEAMTSQLETDMAAIADGETGLEDVTQESREMLSTVFDALRDSREEIGEHLRKSLKADKTLGPCPDCGADLLVRKSRHGSSFVGCDGYPDCEFTLPLPSAGEPLILDETCDEHDLRNVKMLDGRSTFVHGCPLCAAEEADAEADRVIGDCPECGDEHGGELAIKTLRTGSRLVGCTRYPDCEYSLPLPRRGEIEVTDEFCDEHDLPELVVHSGDEPWELGCPICNYHEYQARQSVGDLVDLDGVGEKTVEKLAAVGIESLDDLRESEADSIAESVQGVSAENVRSWQAKAD